In Onychostoma macrolepis isolate SWU-2019 chromosome 04, ASM1243209v1, whole genome shotgun sequence, one DNA window encodes the following:
- the LOC131539512 gene encoding uncharacterized protein LOC131539512 isoform X1: MIIDAVGQNDLIGPESVRAQLSSAGVLVQRRRVRASMLRTNPDAAVLRATSQRLQRRTYRVTGPNSLWHLDGYHKLIRWRIVIHGSIDGYSRLVVFLVASNNNRSRTVLQHFNTAVTQYGLPSKVRCDYGGENIDVCLFMNVVRGMGNRSVLRGQSTHNQRIERFWGDLWSGMINVYHSLFTFLESEGIIDLANELHMWALHYVYLPRINRDLRVFRRRWNNHGLRTEGFSTPVQLFVRACLRLQNRPLRAIQDVFEGPVNAPELQGDVLAQEPDPAIAQERDTPEYHNAEPLWREDINVPESLFNLNEDIISCNNNDRITREMRCVSLGNPATANRMMGKRGLRRAHDYQHT, translated from the exons ATGATCATTGATGCTGTCGGTCAAAATGATCTAATTGGACCTGAATCTGTGAGGGCTCAGTTAAGCTCAGCAGGTGTGCTTGTACAGAGAAGGAGGGTGAGGGCGAGTATGCTTCGAACCAATCCAGATGCAGCTGTTTTGAGAGCTACATCACAAAGACTACAACGCAGAACATATCGCGTAACTGGCCCAAACTCTCTCTGGCACCTAGACGGTTATCACAAGCTCATAAG GTGGCGGATTGTGATTCATGGATCGATTGATGGCTACAGTCGGCTTGTGGTTTTCCTTGTCGCATCCAACAACAATCGGAGCAGAACAGTCCTGCAACATTTCAACACAGCAGTCACTCAGTATGGTTTGCCATCAAAAGTGCGTTGTGATTACGGTGGAGAGAACATTGATGTGTGTCTCTTCATGAATGTCGTTCGTGGAATGGGCAACAGGAGTGTTCTCAGAGGTCAGAGTACACACAATCAAAGGATAGAGAGGTTTTGGGGCGATCTTTGGTCTGGCATGATCAATGTGTACCATAGCCTCTTTACATTCCTGGAGTCGGAGGGGATCATTGATCTTGCCAATGAACTGCACATGTGGGCTTTGCACTATGTGTATCTCCCAAGAATAAACAGGGATCTCAGAGTTTTCCGCCGTCGCTGGAATAATCATGGCCTGCGCACTGAGGGATTTAGCACTCCAGTACAGCTGTTTGTCCGAGCATGCCTGCGGTTGCAGAACAGGCCCTTGAGAGCCATTCAGGATGTATTTGAAGGACCTGTCAATGCTCCAGAACTTCAGGGTGATGTTCTAGCACAGGAGCCCGATCCAGCAATAGCACAAGAAAGGGACACACCTGAGTACCATAATGCCGAACCTCTATGGAGAGAGGACATCAATGTCCCTGAAAGTCTGTTCAATCTAAATGAAG ataTAATATCCTGCAATAATAACGATCGAATTACGCGCGAAATGCGTTGCGTAAGTCTGGGAAATCCCGCCACGGCAAACAGGATGATGGGAAAACGTGGTCTGCGTAGAGCACATGACTACCAACATACATAG
- the LOC131539206 gene encoding uncharacterized protein LOC131539206 codes for MEMEKHQIAISSSSKRDKGTFPKDTPCSESLACYRVGSNRSTRSESPACKGASGLISMEELSFEQIDLFARETVDNAVSDTEGVVSQDAIIDLTEEDEEEEHSPGPSNADTQKRPREADASPTAPERKKGQVAVVAPTRTVEEAVDDGDRERMNNVQRWTDTQLNEWERASWNSKGSDELPPRGRQTPFAFQDLAEEEVETESLPEDRQNSVQIVERIDALREELINRQDSFFSEVLKRQDTFFNELLNRMDAQDARAHEQQGILNQQHQSSENRLRSLQTGVAENFGVVHDNLLEKLRERRLIVSLLSSLNDTLHIHISSFDADFSLF; via the exons atggAAATGGAGAAGCACCAGATTGCAATCTCCTCCTCATCGAAAAGAGATAAAGGTACCTTCCCAAAAGACACTCCTTGTTCTGAGTCTTTGGCCTGTTACAGGGTAGGCAGCAACAGATCAACCAGATCTGAGTCTCCGGCCTGCAAGG GTGCTAGCGGTCTGATTTCAATGGAAGAGCTGTCTTTTGAACAAATTGATTTATTTG CGAGAGAGACAGTTGATAACGCTGTAAGCGACACAGAGG GGGTTGTGTCGCAAGACGCGATTATCGATCTAACTGAGGAGGACGAGGAGGAGGAACATTCACCCGGTCCGAGCAACGCGGATACACAGAAGCGACCGAGAGAGGCTGACGCGTCACCGACTGCCCCCGAGAGAAAGAAAGGACAAGTCGCGGTCGTGGCTCCAACCAGAACGGTTGAAGAAGCAGTCGACG ATGGCGACCGAGAGCGTATGAATAACGTCCAACGTTGGACAGATACGCAACTGAACGAATGGGAGAGAGCCAGCTGGAACAGCAAAGGTAGTGACGAATTACCCCCGAGAGGCAGACAAACCCCATTCGCTTTTCAAGATCTTGCTGAGGAAGAAGTGGAAACTGAATCGCTGCCGGAGGACCGTCAGAACAGTGTGCAAATTGTTGAAAGAATTGACGCTTTGCGCGAAGAGTTGATTAACAGGCAGGACTCATTCTTCAGCGAGGTTCTTAAAAGACAGGACACATTCTTCAATGAACTTCTTAATCGAATGGATGCTCAGGATGCGAGGGCTCACGAGCAACAAGGTATTTTAAATCAGCAGCATCAATCATCAGAGAATCGTTTGCGCAGTTTGCAAACAGGGGTGGCTGAAAATTTTGGTGTTGTTCACGACAATTTACTCGAAAAATTAAGGGAAAGACGCTTGATCGTGAGTCTTCTCTCTAGCCTTAATGACACTCTACATATTCATATTTCTAGTTTTGATGCAGATTTTTCCTTGTTCTGA
- the LOC131539512 gene encoding uncharacterized protein LOC131539512 isoform X2 yields the protein MIIDAVGQNDLIGPESVRAQLSSAGVLVQRRRVRASMLRTNPDAAVLRATSQRLQRRTYRVTGPNSLWHLDGYHKLIRWRIVIHGSIDGYSRLVVFLVASNNNRSRTVLQHFNTAVTQYGLPSKVRCDYGGENIDVCLFMNVVRGMGNRSVLRGQSTHNQRIERFWGDLWSGMINVYHSLFTFLESEGIIDLANELHMWALHYVYLPRINRDLRVFRRRWNNHGLRTEGFSTPVQLFVRACLRLQNRPLRAIQDVFEGPVNAPELQGDVLAQEPDPAIAQERDTPEYHNAEPLWREDINVPESLFNLNEGDVHQLQRLVDPLGVSRDGMGVDLFQMTVMFLQSVVHP from the exons ATGATCATTGATGCTGTCGGTCAAAATGATCTAATTGGACCTGAATCTGTGAGGGCTCAGTTAAGCTCAGCAGGTGTGCTTGTACAGAGAAGGAGGGTGAGGGCGAGTATGCTTCGAACCAATCCAGATGCAGCTGTTTTGAGAGCTACATCACAAAGACTACAACGCAGAACATATCGCGTAACTGGCCCAAACTCTCTCTGGCACCTAGACGGTTATCACAAGCTCATAAG GTGGCGGATTGTGATTCATGGATCGATTGATGGCTACAGTCGGCTTGTGGTTTTCCTTGTCGCATCCAACAACAATCGGAGCAGAACAGTCCTGCAACATTTCAACACAGCAGTCACTCAGTATGGTTTGCCATCAAAAGTGCGTTGTGATTACGGTGGAGAGAACATTGATGTGTGTCTCTTCATGAATGTCGTTCGTGGAATGGGCAACAGGAGTGTTCTCAGAGGTCAGAGTACACACAATCAAAGGATAGAGAGGTTTTGGGGCGATCTTTGGTCTGGCATGATCAATGTGTACCATAGCCTCTTTACATTCCTGGAGTCGGAGGGGATCATTGATCTTGCCAATGAACTGCACATGTGGGCTTTGCACTATGTGTATCTCCCAAGAATAAACAGGGATCTCAGAGTTTTCCGCCGTCGCTGGAATAATCATGGCCTGCGCACTGAGGGATTTAGCACTCCAGTACAGCTGTTTGTCCGAGCATGCCTGCGGTTGCAGAACAGGCCCTTGAGAGCCATTCAGGATGTATTTGAAGGACCTGTCAATGCTCCAGAACTTCAGGGTGATGTTCTAGCACAGGAGCCCGATCCAGCAATAGCACAAGAAAGGGACACACCTGAGTACCATAATGCCGAACCTCTATGGAGAGAGGACATCAATGTCCCTGAAAGTCTGTTCAATCTAAATGAAGGTGATGTTCATCAACTCCAACGCTTGGTGGATCCTCTGGGTGTCTCTAGGGATGGGATGGGTGTTGACCTTTTTCAGATGACAGTTATGTTCCTGCAGTCTGTGGTTCATCCATAG
- the LOC131539521 gene encoding ecto-ADP-ribosyltransferase 5-like, translating into MLLMIEALLLISATLQDHRASATDGQIFPLDMALDSVDDLYVGCKKSMACLVERVLLENELNNSFKFRTVWKDALNNYELPEDELKMFHSVAIYVYTNSRYDLYQDFNNAVRSDQQKYKDKTYTWYTLQFLLTEAIQILKETQNGCKSTYRGTNAEFNKNVLNKQVRFG; encoded by the exons ATGCTGCTGATGATTGAAGCTCTTCTTCTCATTTCAGCTACTCTACAG GATCACAGAGCTTCTGCCACTGATGGACAGATATTTCCATTGGATATGGCTCTAGATTCTGTTGATGACCTTTATGTCGGTTGCAAAAAGAGCATGGCTTGTCTGGTTGAAAGAGTATTGCTAGAGAATGAACTCAATAACTCATTTAAATTCAGAACAGTTTGGAAGGATGCTCTAAATAATTATGAGCTTCCAGAAGATGAATTGAAAATGTTCCATTCAGTTGCCATTTATGTGTACACTAACTCACGTTATGATCTATATCAGGATTTTAATAATGCTGTCCGTAGTGatcaacaaaaatacaaagacaAGACATATACATGGTATACACTTCAGTTTTTGCTAACAGAAGCAATACAGATTCTGAAGGAAACACAAAATGGATGCAAGTCAACTTATCGTGGAACAAACGCTGAATTCAATAAGAATGTTCTGAACAAACAGGTTCGTTTTGGC